In Massilia antarctica, the following are encoded in one genomic region:
- a CDS encoding DUF2599 domain-containing protein, with the protein MPAACPYARPRGPVWLNAGGYLVGVGGWNELYSKYKNRGLNTNLGSVRNQFICHQQVVAVVQPNKASWNIDEWRRDVGYLATVNARCNPGQPGGGKVID; encoded by the coding sequence ATCCCGGCCGCTTGCCCATATGCAAGGCCACGCGGTCCGGTATGGCTGAACGCTGGCGGATATCTGGTCGGCGTTGGGGGATGGAACGAGCTGTACAGCAAATACAAGAACCGCGGCCTCAATACCAACCTCGGGAGCGTGAGGAATCAATTCATTTGCCACCAGCAGGTCGTTGCCGTCGTCCAGCCGAACAAGGCAAGCTGGAATATTGACGAATGGCGCCGCGACGTCGGCTATCTGGCGACGGTCAATGCACGCTGCAATCCCGGCCAGCCGGGTGGCGGCAAAGTCATCGATTGA
- a CDS encoding sigma-54 interaction domain-containing protein: MEPVECRVIAAPAHLQWLQDWSSRGYPGVLLRPWSANPNPAAPLAADACDVTLMLVGRDTLAWARQQLLAGGQGDSPVVAVTRGLTGSMVQGLLALGASDFVASEHGAEELTTRLWRLREQQRHRCAASRAPPASPLHPLLSKLVGNSLNFVRQLERIPTLAASDAGVLILGETGTGKELCAQAIHYLSKRASHPWVAVNCGALPSELVEAELFGHARGAYTSAHQERSGLAAEAEGGTFFLDEVDSMPLSTQAKLLRFLQEKEYRPVGSTKTRHADVRVLAASNGDIGSLVQQGRFRRDLYYRLNILSVSLPPLRERMDDLPLLSHHFLKRFAGEFRREVNRLSTAALARLAAYSWPGNVRELEHTLERAVLLCRGETVEAGDLDLPESPDGCACLEFRHAKAQAVQAFERMYIERMLLLCQGNITHAAQASGKDRRAFWQLVRKHGIDAARYRG; this comes from the coding sequence ATGGAACCGGTCGAATGCAGGGTCATCGCCGCACCGGCGCATCTGCAGTGGCTGCAGGATTGGTCTTCCCGAGGCTATCCCGGGGTGTTGCTGCGCCCATGGAGCGCGAACCCTAACCCTGCCGCGCCGCTTGCGGCCGACGCCTGCGATGTGACCCTGATGCTGGTGGGGCGGGATACCCTGGCCTGGGCCAGGCAACAATTGCTGGCCGGCGGGCAGGGCGACAGCCCGGTCGTCGCCGTGACGCGCGGACTGACGGGATCGATGGTTCAAGGCCTGCTGGCGCTCGGGGCCAGCGATTTCGTGGCAAGCGAACATGGCGCCGAGGAGCTGACAACACGCCTGTGGCGGCTGCGCGAACAGCAGCGTCACCGGTGCGCGGCATCGCGTGCGCCGCCAGCTTCCCCTTTGCATCCCTTGCTTTCCAAGCTGGTCGGCAACAGCCTGAACTTCGTCCGGCAACTCGAGCGCATCCCGACCCTGGCGGCGAGCGACGCTGGCGTGCTGATCTTGGGGGAGACTGGCACGGGCAAGGAACTGTGCGCACAGGCAATCCACTATCTCAGCAAGCGCGCATCCCACCCGTGGGTGGCGGTCAATTGTGGCGCGCTGCCCTCCGAGCTGGTGGAGGCGGAGTTGTTTGGCCATGCGCGCGGGGCCTACACCAGCGCGCATCAGGAGCGCAGCGGCCTGGCGGCCGAAGCCGAGGGCGGCACCTTCTTCCTCGATGAGGTCGACAGTATGCCGCTGAGCACCCAGGCCAAGCTGTTGCGTTTCTTGCAGGAGAAGGAATATCGCCCGGTCGGCAGCACAAAAACCAGGCACGCCGATGTGCGCGTGCTGGCGGCCAGCAACGGCGATATCGGATCGCTGGTGCAGCAAGGGCGCTTCCGGCGCGACCTTTATTACCGCCTGAACATTCTCTCCGTCAGCCTGCCGCCCTTGCGTGAGCGCATGGACGACCTGCCGTTGCTCAGCCATCACTTCCTCAAGCGCTTTGCCGGCGAATTCCGGCGCGAGGTGAACCGACTAAGCACGGCTGCGCTGGCAAGGTTGGCGGCCTACTCCTGGCCCGGCAATGTCCGCGAGCTGGAGCACACGCTGGAGCGTGCCGTGCTGCTGTGCCGGGGCGAGACGGTGGAGGCGGGCGACCTCGACCTGCCGGAGTCGCCGGATGGCTGCGCTTGCCTGGAGTTCCGCCACGCCAAGGCGCAGGCCGTGCAGGCCTTCGAGCGGATGTATATCGAACGCATGCTGTTGCTCTGCCAGGGCAATATTACCCATGCGGCCCAGGCCAGCGGCAAGGACAGGCGGGCGTTCTGGCAGTTGGTGCGCAAGCACGGCATCGACGCGGCGCGCTACCGGGGATAG
- a CDS encoding eCIS core domain-containing protein, translating into MAHRPTAATRHPSLPGGAATPAPVPAAESAPWSAHAGNFQVQRAVAGAAASQAGAAGHTHHDGGARLAPAASDGQPLPPAISHEYGQFFGTDLSSVRVFTDPAAAGMARDLNAQAFTQRGNIYFAQDRYQPHTVAGRKLLAHELAHTRQGSGAQLRRAPGPAGAAPPPLTLDSLIRTGAPGFTDAALDAAYQSYRRSEKDPVKPRLWALRQTSGAPRERLEQLLGPDYAKGQLTGAAAAPVDVGQALAPAGYDQTRAAEDMGALSARPQALTDRLSNMLDTPIQNNQVNAGHLNILQGNVAEVLARPLLEQALQDVRRDAPDAQLFLGVRARVLRSDGTPSDPVLFSDGLVAAVRPAGLQIFKLAEIKSGEQGGVQGQEQIHRWIELHSSDQIEILLPGVARTFRLSDTVREVVGLARAPRLLIAPRGASFTTERSGHGVAAPVERRELAQSGEEIAYLTRLVAQQIIQMQQARQLLAQAQAQQLTPKPLASLGQLQDPDVVNQLLSENQGTALIQGQLYRVSIEGKSTRVRLLPAAPISVPRLAAPGMAPQALPATPPQPAQTALPAPGGAGGPLAQPVPSLPQLGTGGPVPALRSPGAGATGGPLAIPFTPPGSGIVPPNVINFSGKDIVIGGRTIAPTPGELPRAGELVVIGYDNFWVVGDMRTREPIAGVFEGGQWYRVVAGGRVLPVDADGRVRTEVEPIPFEHLPQVAQTRPPAGPGGAGGSRFGGGTRLAAGGLGLLIVANEILGPIGQVLQSQRRNIALGEAEGDFWIRFGGNPELGVWSQTDRTQLPQGSRPDTAVFGSPSYGYVIDIDVAAFKATLPTMIGNYRDYLLFLDLAKTLGSIIEEPQMPRFPSPEERRAPRRYRAFVNREDRAGRRYHDITDTLLAIRERTLGQLDDEMRAKVRGLPAGEQGNIFRLKSGSATPLFRSASGAQPILSDQQLLGDDPWVRPLGRRVGGGAWNCFMRGNYADRVLVEPANADAQRGTVLSAYAVKRPIDQVLDEVSEAGRPITQRQPPEGRLDSFVAGPEPGNSRFGETRYYRHPDMPEQQTAAIGELRQFWVNADDIEPVVAAKVSDYATPPPSTP; encoded by the coding sequence ATGGCACACCGGCCAACCGCCGCGACACGGCATCCGTCACTTCCCGGCGGCGCGGCGACGCCCGCTCCGGTGCCTGCGGCCGAGTCGGCCCCGTGGTCGGCCCATGCCGGCAATTTCCAGGTCCAGCGGGCGGTGGCCGGGGCGGCGGCCAGCCAGGCCGGCGCCGCCGGACACACGCACCACGACGGCGGCGCCAGACTCGCGCCGGCAGCGAGCGACGGCCAGCCCCTGCCTCCGGCGATCAGTCACGAGTACGGGCAATTCTTTGGCACTGACCTGTCGTCGGTGCGCGTGTTCACCGATCCGGCGGCGGCCGGCATGGCGCGCGACCTGAACGCGCAAGCCTTCACCCAGCGCGGGAACATTTATTTTGCCCAGGACCGTTACCAGCCGCACACCGTGGCCGGCCGCAAGCTGCTCGCGCACGAGTTGGCGCACACCCGGCAAGGATCCGGCGCGCAGCTGCGGCGCGCGCCAGGGCCGGCTGGCGCCGCCCCGCCGCCGCTCACGCTCGACTCGCTGATCCGCACCGGCGCGCCCGGCTTCACCGACGCCGCGCTCGACGCCGCCTACCAGAGCTATCGCCGAAGTGAAAAAGACCCGGTCAAGCCGCGCCTGTGGGCGCTGCGCCAGACCAGCGGCGCACCGCGCGAACGGCTTGAGCAGTTGCTGGGTCCGGATTACGCGAAGGGCCAGCTGACGGGCGCCGCCGCAGCGCCGGTCGACGTCGGCCAGGCGCTCGCCCCGGCCGGTTATGACCAGACCCGGGCGGCCGAGGACATGGGCGCGCTGTCGGCCCGGCCGCAGGCGCTGACCGACCGTCTGTCGAACATGCTTGACACCCCGATCCAGAACAACCAGGTCAACGCCGGGCATCTGAATATCCTGCAGGGGAATGTGGCGGAAGTGCTGGCGCGGCCGCTGTTGGAGCAGGCGCTGCAGGATGTGCGGCGCGATGCGCCCGACGCACAGCTCTTCCTTGGCGTGCGCGCCCGGGTGCTGCGCAGCGACGGCACGCCGAGCGACCCGGTGCTGTTCTCCGATGGGCTGGTGGCAGCCGTGCGCCCCGCTGGCCTGCAGATATTCAAGCTGGCCGAGATCAAGTCCGGCGAGCAAGGCGGCGTGCAGGGGCAGGAGCAGATCCACCGCTGGATCGAACTTCATTCGAGCGACCAGATCGAGATCCTGCTGCCCGGCGTGGCGCGCACCTTCCGCCTGTCGGACACGGTGCGCGAGGTGGTCGGCCTGGCGCGCGCCCCCCGGCTGCTGATCGCGCCGCGCGGCGCGAGCTTCACCACCGAGCGCTCGGGCCATGGCGTGGCGGCGCCGGTCGAGCGGCGCGAACTGGCGCAGAGCGGCGAGGAAATCGCGTACCTGACCCGGCTGGTGGCGCAGCAAATCATCCAGATGCAGCAGGCACGCCAGCTGCTCGCCCAGGCGCAGGCGCAGCAACTGACGCCGAAGCCCCTCGCCAGCCTCGGACAGCTGCAGGATCCCGACGTGGTGAACCAGCTGCTGAGCGAGAACCAGGGCACGGCGCTGATCCAGGGGCAGCTGTACCGGGTGTCGATCGAGGGCAAATCGACCCGGGTGCGCCTGCTGCCGGCGGCGCCGATCAGCGTGCCGCGCCTGGCCGCCCCCGGCATGGCGCCGCAGGCGCTGCCGGCCACGCCGCCGCAGCCGGCCCAGACGGCCTTGCCCGCGCCCGGCGGCGCCGGCGGCCCGCTCGCCCAGCCTGTTCCCTCCCTGCCGCAGCTGGGCACGGGCGGTCCGGTGCCGGCCCTGCGCTCGCCTGGCGCGGGCGCAACCGGCGGCCCGCTGGCCATCCCCTTCACGCCCCCCGGCAGCGGCATCGTGCCGCCCAACGTCATCAACTTCAGCGGCAAGGACATCGTCATCGGCGGCCGCACGATCGCGCCGACACCAGGCGAGCTGCCGCGCGCTGGCGAACTGGTCGTCATTGGCTACGATAACTTCTGGGTGGTCGGCGACATGCGCACCCGCGAGCCGATTGCCGGCGTGTTCGAGGGCGGCCAGTGGTATCGGGTGGTGGCGGGCGGACGCGTGCTGCCCGTCGATGCCGATGGCCGCGTGCGCACCGAGGTCGAGCCCATCCCCTTCGAGCACCTGCCCCAGGTCGCGCAGACGCGCCCGCCTGCCGGCCCCGGCGGCGCAGGCGGATCGCGCTTTGGCGGCGGCACGCGCCTCGCCGCCGGCGGGCTTGGCCTGCTCATCGTCGCCAATGAGATCCTCGGACCGATCGGCCAGGTGCTGCAGAGTCAGCGGCGCAATATTGCCCTCGGCGAGGCCGAGGGAGACTTCTGGATCCGCTTCGGCGGCAACCCCGAGTTGGGCGTGTGGAGCCAGACCGATCGGACCCAGCTGCCACAGGGCAGCCGCCCCGACACCGCCGTATTCGGTTCGCCCAGTTACGGCTATGTGATCGATATCGATGTCGCCGCCTTCAAGGCAACCTTGCCCACGATGATAGGCAACTACCGCGACTACCTGCTGTTCCTCGACCTGGCGAAGACCCTCGGCAGCATCATTGAAGAGCCCCAGATGCCGCGCTTCCCCAGCCCGGAAGAACGCCGCGCGCCGCGCCGTTACCGGGCCTTCGTGAACCGTGAGGACCGCGCGGGGAGACGCTACCATGACATTACCGACACCCTGCTGGCGATCCGCGAGCGCACCCTCGGCCAGTTGGACGACGAGATGCGCGCGAAGGTGCGTGGCTTGCCCGCCGGCGAACAGGGCAATATCTTCCGCCTCAAGTCGGGCAGCGCGACGCCGCTGTTCCGCTCGGCAAGCGGCGCCCAGCCCATCCTGTCCGACCAGCAACTGCTCGGCGACGATCCCTGGGTCAGGCCGCTGGGCCGCCGGGTCGGCGGGGGCGCATGGAACTGCTTCATGCGCGGCAACTACGCCGACCGTGTGCTGGTCGAGCCGGCCAATGCCGATGCGCAGCGCGGCACCGTGCTCAGCGCCTACGCGGTGAAGCGCCCGATCGACCAGGTACTGGACGAAGTGAGCGAAGCAGGCCGCCCGATCACCCAGCGGCAGCCGCCGGAGGGCCGCCTCGACAGCTTCGTGGCGGGCCCCGAGCCAGGTAATTCGCGCTTCGGCGAAACCCGCTACTATCGCCATCCTGACATGCCCGAGCAACAGACGGCCGCCATCGGTGAGTTGCGGCAGTTCTGGGTCAATGCGGACGATATCGAGCCCGTAGTCGCGGCCAAGGTCAGCGACTACGCCACGCCGCCGCCTTCGACACCGTAG
- a CDS encoding eCIS core domain-containing protein, whose translation MPEQPKARYTTRERTARRIARRAAAPLRPAAPEPQAAPEARQAGANQDTLRALGIQARLTVSQPGDPDEQEADRAADAFVSGQAAPSLGARGGATIQRQCAGCADEAPIARKAGAAAPRLGGERAAIGAGHGQALSPHLQRDFGRFFNRDLSDVRVHTGAAAHTAADALAAQAFTRGGDIYFGRGRFDPQTGGGQHLLAHELAHTVQQSGRPDAGQRLQRAATCTVSGPPRANPDTDTVTKAVRDGDVDIVVTSMRGKGVPELCALRSAVEGAAGQKLERWLMSHRSLADALGTAARVLPFAAALAPPAIGPALATLSTLLPGGTAAKKTGATAEEGLRLILPVLPLIDKLELYDEGYREIEQAQLDIIRNASADERSAASAESARLEAIYAKMGVKEEYDARLLIDPEKKYAAAEHLLTRAPGVVSDDEDLVFDAIWALTPSERKDFYNKRNMDLHHLLSADRFKLLGTLSTGTEAEALIARLRLATESRIDDKEAIQAVVDRAIALLAEQKGLRATLAVTTLPPEELDKARARLAELGELEALVKFGKGKLDPTSFLGRLADAADSPDAFGAMAHKLGSAIADPGERTEFAFAAAKQRIMMAASIGGADEDAVRNAILELRAPPIADAVKLTPPERDQKQAEANASLRQRLVDDEDVKRVINGMVGSQRRRVLSFISADPFVEKLTELTLALNNARCGEFFQLVLQIALREDWKKRFEDTASSPFDTFARVHGQQRDIMLEILKSKRIPTEQILGFSGDVETLRAALSSMDEAERTQLRLGYVLSRSGRQPADDKAKDALSAYRKFDANLRKSQTTLGAVDSAGIEAVLDAALGTEPTAQEMATDEGKYDAAALMYERIGARLALGRGASALFTETDETMLAAGREFGARWLQLRERKPPKLTTIELGTLAAFYDQFNHRTEEFTEASNTAGEVAGMVAATIAGTLIVIGTGGVTAPAVIAAAAAGGGARVVTREMFGADYYNPVGGEGARDALLGGIDAALAVVGAALGAKGAELVGLGGKAFLTNAAKVGGQVAEQASGKLLHRVAAGSVEAAIDGAFSGFVSEAANAMTDSRTWRAGVWRGLVAVGRAALIGGMLGLAAGGVLGAALPVVGAGLRSAADKLLGASVERTLAKAGATETLEAARSAMRAGNTGEAERLFAQLEKHLSAEQANVLWRDMARLAEAASILEEPLTLLGERHTLKLVEGEHGAFFVLCSWCTRVRDVLKAALDKAADPAQISRLKDLITQVETMEANLAGGAVSKSEATSRNTLKSLLGKLTESEHLVGKGLAFQPRLSTPNFAKLANDPAVARRAEELYQGYLDQLLASRKEIFGKEGKEQLGKFLVPELEAEAQARALSQAQKELGRPPLELKPGEPARTVVDPQVDYPFGFFDRAAFQQFSTRVGAAVEARSPGAQLAIEGSGVTGRRFERIAAPHGPSGAPFGLGRLSDYDIAIISDALFAEAQRLHVPMSGGKVASTNPISPTDLARLKLTGVDSAARQGVLDATGIAFPVNFKIRPSSAAEAGPRLPLPQGAP comes from the coding sequence ATGCCTGAGCAGCCCAAGGCGCGCTATACGACGCGCGAACGCACTGCGCGCCGCATCGCACGCCGCGCGGCCGCGCCGCTGCGGCCGGCGGCGCCCGAGCCGCAAGCCGCTCCGGAAGCGCGCCAGGCCGGCGCCAACCAGGACACCTTGCGCGCCCTCGGCATCCAGGCCAGGCTCACCGTCAGCCAGCCGGGCGATCCGGACGAGCAGGAAGCCGATCGCGCCGCCGACGCCTTTGTCAGCGGCCAGGCGGCACCCAGCCTCGGCGCGCGCGGCGGCGCGACGATCCAGCGCCAGTGCGCCGGCTGCGCGGACGAGGCGCCAATCGCGCGCAAGGCCGGCGCCGCCGCGCCACGCCTTGGCGGCGAGCGCGCCGCGATCGGCGCCGGTCATGGCCAAGCGCTGTCGCCGCATCTGCAGCGCGACTTCGGGCGTTTCTTCAACCGCGACCTGAGCGACGTCCGGGTGCATACCGGCGCAGCGGCCCACACGGCGGCCGATGCGCTGGCGGCGCAAGCCTTCACGCGCGGCGGCGACATCTATTTCGGGCGCGGCCGTTTCGACCCGCAGACCGGCGGCGGCCAACATCTTCTTGCGCATGAGCTGGCACACACCGTCCAGCAGTCGGGAAGACCCGATGCCGGGCAGCGGCTGCAGCGTGCCGCCACCTGCACCGTGTCCGGGCCGCCGCGTGCCAACCCGGACACGGACACGGTCACCAAGGCGGTGCGCGACGGCGATGTCGACATCGTCGTCACCAGCATGAGGGGCAAGGGCGTGCCCGAGCTGTGCGCCCTGCGCAGCGCGGTGGAAGGCGCCGCCGGCCAGAAGCTCGAACGCTGGCTGATGAGCCACCGCAGCCTTGCCGATGCCCTCGGCACCGCGGCGCGCGTGCTTCCGTTCGCCGCGGCACTGGCCCCGCCCGCTATCGGCCCGGCGCTGGCCACCTTGTCGACACTGCTGCCCGGTGGCACGGCGGCCAAGAAGACCGGCGCCACCGCCGAGGAAGGATTACGCCTGATCCTCCCCGTGTTACCGCTGATCGACAAGCTCGAGCTGTACGACGAGGGTTATCGCGAGATCGAACAGGCCCAGCTCGATATCATCCGCAATGCCAGCGCGGATGAGCGCTCCGCCGCCAGTGCCGAGTCCGCCAGACTGGAGGCAATCTACGCCAAGATGGGCGTCAAGGAGGAATACGACGCCCGGCTGTTGATCGATCCGGAGAAAAAATACGCCGCCGCCGAGCACCTGCTGACCCGTGCGCCAGGCGTCGTGTCTGACGACGAGGATCTGGTGTTCGACGCGATCTGGGCGTTGACCCCGTCCGAGCGCAAGGATTTCTACAACAAGCGGAACATGGATCTGCATCATCTGTTGTCGGCCGACCGCTTCAAGCTGCTGGGAACGCTGTCCACGGGGACCGAGGCTGAAGCGCTGATCGCACGGCTGCGGCTGGCCACCGAGAGCAGGATCGACGACAAGGAGGCGATCCAGGCCGTGGTGGACCGCGCCATCGCCTTGCTGGCCGAGCAGAAGGGCTTGCGCGCTACCCTTGCCGTGACCACCTTGCCGCCGGAAGAGCTGGACAAAGCCAGGGCCAGGCTGGCCGAATTGGGCGAGCTGGAAGCGCTGGTGAAATTTGGCAAAGGCAAGCTCGATCCGACCAGTTTCCTTGGCCGCCTGGCCGACGCCGCCGATTCGCCCGACGCCTTCGGCGCCATGGCCCACAAACTCGGCAGCGCCATCGCCGATCCGGGCGAGCGCACCGAGTTCGCCTTTGCCGCTGCCAAGCAGCGCATCATGATGGCCGCCAGCATCGGCGGCGCCGACGAAGATGCGGTGCGCAACGCCATCCTCGAGTTGCGAGCCCCGCCGATCGCGGACGCCGTCAAGCTGACGCCGCCCGAACGCGACCAGAAGCAGGCCGAGGCCAATGCCAGTCTGCGCCAGCGCCTGGTCGACGATGAGGACGTCAAGCGCGTGATCAACGGCATGGTCGGCTCGCAGCGGCGCCGGGTGCTCTCGTTCATCAGCGCCGATCCCTTCGTCGAGAAACTGACCGAGCTCACGCTCGCGCTCAACAACGCGCGCTGTGGCGAGTTCTTTCAGCTGGTGCTGCAGATCGCCCTGCGTGAGGACTGGAAGAAGCGCTTCGAGGATACCGCCAGCAGCCCCTTCGACACCTTCGCCCGGGTCCACGGCCAGCAGCGCGACATCATGCTCGAGATCCTCAAGAGCAAGCGGATTCCAACGGAACAGATTCTTGGTTTCAGCGGCGACGTCGAGACCTTGCGCGCGGCCTTGTCGAGCATGGACGAGGCCGAGCGCACCCAGTTACGGCTGGGCTACGTGCTGTCCAGGAGCGGACGCCAGCCGGCCGACGACAAGGCAAAGGACGCCCTCTCAGCCTACCGCAAATTCGACGCCAATCTGCGCAAATCGCAGACCACGCTCGGCGCCGTCGATAGCGCCGGCATCGAGGCCGTGCTCGATGCGGCCCTGGGGACCGAACCGACGGCGCAGGAGATGGCGACCGACGAGGGCAAATACGATGCCGCCGCCCTGATGTACGAGCGGATCGGGGCGCGGCTGGCGTTGGGCCGCGGCGCCAGCGCCTTGTTCACCGAAACCGACGAGACCATGCTGGCCGCCGGCCGCGAATTCGGCGCGCGCTGGCTGCAGCTGCGCGAGCGCAAACCGCCCAAGCTGACGACGATCGAGCTGGGCACACTGGCCGCCTTCTATGACCAATTCAACCACCGCACGGAAGAGTTCACCGAGGCCAGCAATACCGCCGGCGAAGTGGCCGGCATGGTCGCCGCGACCATCGCCGGCACCCTGATCGTCATCGGCACCGGCGGCGTCACGGCGCCTGCGGTGATCGCGGCCGCCGCGGCCGGCGGCGGTGCCCGTGTGGTCACCCGCGAAATGTTCGGCGCCGACTATTACAACCCGGTCGGCGGCGAGGGTGCGCGCGATGCGCTGCTCGGCGGAATCGATGCCGCGCTGGCCGTCGTCGGCGCCGCGCTCGGCGCCAAGGGCGCGGAGCTGGTCGGCCTGGGCGGCAAGGCCTTCCTCACCAATGCCGCCAAGGTCGGCGGCCAAGTGGCCGAGCAAGCCAGCGGCAAGCTGCTGCACCGGGTCGCGGCCGGCTCGGTCGAGGCGGCGATCGATGGCGCCTTCTCCGGCTTTGTCAGCGAAGCGGCGAATGCGATGACCGATAGCCGCACCTGGCGCGCCGGCGTGTGGCGGGGCTTGGTTGCGGTGGGCCGCGCGGCGCTGATCGGCGGCATGTTGGGGCTGGCCGCTGGCGGCGTGCTCGGCGCGGCCCTGCCGGTGGTCGGCGCCGGCCTGCGCAGCGCGGCCGACAAATTGCTCGGCGCCAGCGTCGAACGCACCCTGGCCAAGGCCGGCGCGACCGAGACCCTGGAAGCGGCGCGCAGTGCTATGCGCGCGGGCAATACTGGCGAGGCCGAACGGCTGTTCGCCCAGCTCGAAAAACACCTGTCCGCCGAGCAGGCCAACGTGCTGTGGCGCGACATGGCCCGGCTGGCCGAAGCGGCCAGCATCCTCGAGGAACCGCTCACCCTGCTCGGCGAACGCCATACGCTCAAGCTGGTCGAGGGAGAGCACGGCGCCTTCTTCGTCCTGTGCAGCTGGTGCACCCGGGTGCGCGATGTGCTCAAGGCGGCGCTGGACAAGGCGGCCGATCCGGCACAGATCAGCCGCCTCAAGGACCTGATCACGCAGGTGGAAACGATGGAGGCCAATCTCGCCGGCGGCGCGGTGTCGAAGAGCGAGGCGACCAGCCGCAATACGCTCAAATCGCTGCTCGGCAAACTGACCGAGAGCGAACATCTGGTCGGCAAAGGTCTCGCCTTCCAGCCCAGGCTGTCAACGCCCAACTTCGCGAAGCTGGCCAACGATCCGGCCGTCGCGCGCCGGGCGGAAGAACTGTATCAAGGCTATCTGGATCAACTGCTGGCCTCGCGCAAAGAGATCTTCGGCAAGGAGGGCAAGGAGCAGCTCGGGAAATTTTTGGTGCCCGAGCTCGAAGCCGAGGCGCAGGCCCGGGCCCTCAGCCAGGCCCAGAAGGAGCTGGGGCGGCCGCCGCTCGAGCTCAAACCGGGGGAGCCGGCCCGCACCGTGGTCGACCCGCAGGTCGACTATCCCTTCGGCTTCTTCGACCGGGCCGCCTTTCAACAATTTTCGACACGGGTCGGCGCGGCCGTCGAAGCGCGCTCGCCCGGAGCCCAGCTCGCCATCGAGGGCAGCGGGGTCACCGGCCGCCGCTTCGAGCGCATCGCCGCGCCACACGGGCCGAGCGGCGCGCCGTTCGGCCTCGGGCGGCTGAGCGACTATGATATCGCCATCATCTCGGATGCGCTGTTTGCCGAAGCGCAGCGGCTGCATGTACCGATGAGCGGTGGCAAGGTGGCGTCGACCAACCCGATCAGCCCGACCGATCTTGCCCGTCTCAAGCTGACCGGGGTCGATAGCGCGGCCCGCCAGGGAGTACTGGACGCCACCGGCATCGCTTTCCCGGTAAACTTCAAAATCCGCCCCAGCAGCGCGGCCGAGGCGGGACCACGGTTACCGTTGCCGCAAGGCGCCCCCTGA